One region of Hymenobacter sediminicola genomic DNA includes:
- a CDS encoding (2Fe-2S)-binding protein — protein sequence MSTVSSPGTPEGMPPHPEDGTRRSFMKQAGGLLGLALAPPLVAQAERLTAFSNNIQGATDITLRVNGQARLLRVEPRVTLLDALRERLDLTGTKKGCDQGQCGACTVLVEGQRINSCLALAVMQQGKEITTIEGLATGDELHPMQAAFIKHDGFQCGYCTPGQILSAVACVSEGHATTDDQAREWMSGNLCRCGAYPNILAAVRDVAAHSAQG from the coding sequence ATGTCAACAGTTTCTTCTCCCGGTACTCCGGAGGGCATGCCGCCGCATCCTGAGGACGGTACGCGCCGCTCGTTTATGAAACAGGCCGGCGGGCTGCTGGGCCTGGCCCTGGCCCCGCCGCTGGTAGCGCAGGCCGAGCGGCTGACGGCTTTCTCCAACAATATTCAGGGCGCCACCGACATCACCCTGCGCGTCAACGGCCAGGCCCGCCTGCTACGGGTGGAGCCCCGGGTGACGCTGCTGGATGCGCTGCGGGAGCGGCTGGACCTGACGGGTACCAAAAAGGGCTGCGACCAGGGCCAGTGCGGGGCCTGCACCGTGCTGGTAGAGGGCCAGCGCATCAATTCCTGCCTGGCGCTGGCCGTGATGCAGCAAGGCAAAGAAATCACCACCATTGAGGGCCTGGCCACGGGCGACGAGCTGCACCCCATGCAGGCGGCCTTTATCAAGCACGACGGCTTTCAGTGCGGCTACTGCACGCCGGGCCAGATTCTGTCCGCCGTGGCCTGCGTGAGCGAAGGCCACGCCACCACCGACGACCAGGCCCGCGAGTGGATGAGCGGCAACCTGTGCCGCTGCGGCGCCTACCCCAACATTCTGGCCGCCGTGCGCGACGTGGCCGCTCACTCTGCCCAAGGCTAA
- a CDS encoding xanthine dehydrogenase family protein molybdopterin-binding subunit, whose protein sequence is MDIEPNFFETNPKAGIVGQPLDRVDGRAKVTGQAKYSAEFNQLPGLVHAVLKTSDVAKGRITGFDTSAAMKQPGVVAILTHQNLPKLAKTPNDPEGKKAIGAPMGFLPLTSDQVHYAGQPVAVVVADTLERAQYAASLLKVQIAAETPIASYEDPKAQLFDPEKIQDGKTKGHTVRGNPQAAFASAAIQLTHKYDHAINHHSPMEPGSTTAHWEAADRLTVYESTQGVSRTQKALSAMLGLSAEQVRVVTKYLGGGFGCKGSTWPHTILTVQAAKAVGRPVKLALTRPQMFTSMGHREDQTQTLKVGATKDGKLTALIHEKTSTTSPWDNYAEPNSKIINLLYACENFEASYQLARANVMTSTFTRAPGEAPGSFALECSMDDLAYQLGIDPLEIRLRNYAEKDPSTGQAWSSKSLKQCYARGAELFGWSKRNLKAGATRDGRLLVGWGMATASYPVHNSQGTARARLYADGHAVVQSGATDLGTGTYTVMTQVAADALFLPVEKVRFELGDTKLPTAPNSGGSVAAGTVSSSVYMAAQDVWQKLIKLAVLDKKSPLYKAKPTEVAVEKGRLQLKANPQKGEDFAAIMKRAEISDIEGNGQGLYGSGYEDAQAAANADPSKKDEAGDHSMHSFGAHFCEVKVDPELGTVRVTRWVSVHGAGRILNAKTARSQIIGGSIFGIGSALMEATHRDQNFSRYTNASLADYHIPVNADIPDMTVEFIDEKDPYINAMGVKGIGEISMVGVAAAVANAVFHATGKRVRSLPITPDKILATKAVQA, encoded by the coding sequence ATGGATATCGAACCGAATTTCTTTGAAACTAACCCTAAAGCTGGCATCGTAGGCCAGCCGCTAGACCGTGTCGACGGCCGGGCGAAAGTCACGGGCCAGGCAAAATACTCCGCGGAATTCAACCAATTGCCGGGTTTGGTGCATGCTGTGCTCAAAACCAGCGACGTGGCCAAGGGGCGCATTACCGGCTTCGATACCAGCGCCGCAATGAAACAGCCCGGCGTGGTGGCCATCCTCACCCACCAGAATCTGCCCAAACTGGCTAAAACGCCCAACGACCCCGAGGGAAAAAAGGCTATTGGTGCACCCATGGGCTTCCTGCCACTCACCTCCGACCAGGTTCATTATGCCGGACAGCCAGTGGCAGTGGTAGTGGCCGATACGTTGGAGCGGGCTCAGTATGCTGCTTCCTTGCTGAAGGTGCAGATAGCGGCTGAAACGCCTATTGCCTCTTACGAGGACCCCAAAGCGCAGCTGTTCGACCCCGAAAAGATACAAGACGGTAAAACCAAGGGCCACACGGTACGCGGCAATCCGCAGGCGGCCTTTGCGTCTGCTGCTATCCAGCTCACTCACAAATACGACCACGCTATTAATCACCACAGCCCGATGGAGCCCGGCTCTACCACGGCGCATTGGGAGGCGGCCGACCGCCTGACGGTGTACGAATCTACGCAGGGGGTGTCGCGGACGCAGAAGGCGCTGAGTGCCATGCTGGGCCTCTCGGCGGAGCAGGTGCGTGTGGTGACCAAGTATTTGGGGGGCGGTTTTGGCTGCAAGGGTTCTACCTGGCCGCATACTATTCTGACGGTGCAGGCCGCCAAAGCGGTAGGCCGGCCGGTGAAACTGGCTCTCACGCGGCCCCAGATGTTCACTAGTATGGGCCACCGCGAAGACCAGACCCAAACCCTGAAAGTTGGCGCTACCAAAGACGGTAAACTGACGGCCCTAATCCACGAAAAGACCTCTACCACGTCGCCCTGGGACAATTATGCCGAGCCCAATAGCAAGATTATCAATCTGCTGTACGCGTGTGAGAATTTCGAGGCGAGCTACCAGCTGGCCCGCGCCAACGTAATGACCTCTACTTTCACGCGGGCCCCCGGCGAGGCTCCTGGCTCGTTTGCGCTGGAGTGCTCGATGGACGATCTGGCCTACCAATTGGGCATTGATCCGCTGGAAATTCGGCTGCGGAACTACGCCGAAAAAGACCCTAGCACCGGCCAGGCCTGGAGCAGCAAGAGCCTGAAACAGTGCTACGCCCGTGGGGCTGAGCTGTTTGGCTGGAGCAAGCGCAACCTCAAAGCCGGTGCCACCCGCGACGGTCGTTTGCTGGTGGGCTGGGGCATGGCAACGGCTAGCTACCCCGTCCATAACTCGCAGGGTACGGCCCGCGCCCGCCTCTACGCCGACGGCCACGCTGTGGTGCAGTCGGGTGCTACAGACTTAGGTACCGGCACCTACACCGTCATGACGCAAGTAGCGGCCGATGCGCTATTTCTGCCCGTGGAGAAAGTACGCTTCGAGCTGGGCGACACCAAGCTGCCTACGGCTCCCAACTCGGGGGGCTCGGTGGCGGCCGGCACGGTATCATCGTCGGTGTACATGGCTGCGCAGGACGTGTGGCAAAAGCTGATTAAGCTGGCGGTGCTGGACAAAAAGTCGCCTCTCTACAAGGCCAAGCCGACCGAAGTAGCAGTGGAAAAAGGACGGCTGCAACTGAAAGCCAATCCGCAGAAGGGAGAAGATTTTGCGGCCATCATGAAGCGCGCCGAAATAAGTGACATCGAAGGAAATGGGCAGGGCCTATACGGCAGCGGCTACGAAGATGCCCAGGCTGCCGCCAACGCCGACCCCAGCAAAAAGGACGAGGCCGGCGACCATTCTATGCATTCGTTTGGAGCACATTTCTGCGAGGTGAAAGTTGACCCTGAGTTGGGTACCGTGCGCGTTACGCGTTGGGTAAGTGTGCACGGCGCGGGCCGCATCCTCAACGCCAAAACCGCCCGCTCCCAGATTATCGGGGGGAGCATCTTTGGTATTGGCAGCGCTCTGATGGAAGCCACTCACCGCGACCAGAACTTCTCCCGCTACACCAATGCCTCCCTGGCCGACTACCACATTCCCGTCAACGCGGATATTCCGGACATGACAGTGGAATTTATCGACGAGAAAGACCCGTATATCAATGCCATGGGGGTGAAAGGCATCGGCGAAATTTCGATGGTAGGTGTAGCGGCGGCCGTGGCTAATGCCGTGTTCCATGCAACCGGCAAGCGGGTGCGCAGTTTGCCCATCACGCCGGATAAGATACTGGCGACGAAAGCAGTGCAAGCATAA
- a CDS encoding FAD binding domain-containing protein — protein sequence MNDFSYTQPATAKEATALRKDTPTAAYIAGGTTLLDLMKAHLQEPPQLIDITRLPFTGIELTTDGLRIGALERMSTVGEHPLVVQQFPAVSQSLLLAASPQLRNMASIGGNILQRTRCGYFRDAAFPCNKRVAGSGCPALTGDNHNLAILGVSDSCIATAYPGDLSVALAALDAVLTLENQKGKQRRVPVTAFYLLPGTTPHKETVLEPGELIVAVTIPTAAHAQRSTYLKVRERSSYAYALASAAVGLDVQSGTIRSARVALGGVGAQPWRSREAETVLTGAPATEATFRAAAAAALQGARPREQNRFKVELAQNTLVRALQQLAG from the coding sequence ATGAACGATTTCAGCTATACCCAGCCGGCCACGGCCAAAGAAGCCACGGCCCTGCGCAAGGACACGCCCACGGCGGCCTACATTGCCGGCGGCACCACGCTGCTGGATTTGATGAAGGCCCACCTGCAGGAACCCCCGCAGCTGATCGACATCACCCGCCTCCCGTTCACGGGCATTGAGCTAACCACAGACGGCCTGCGCATCGGGGCCCTGGAACGCATGAGCACGGTGGGCGAGCACCCGCTGGTCGTGCAGCAGTTTCCGGCCGTGTCGCAGTCCCTGTTGCTGGCGGCCTCCCCGCAGCTGCGCAACATGGCCAGTATCGGGGGCAACATCCTGCAGCGCACCCGCTGCGGCTACTTCCGCGACGCGGCCTTTCCCTGCAACAAGCGTGTGGCCGGCTCCGGCTGCCCGGCCCTGACGGGGGATAACCACAACCTAGCTATCCTGGGCGTAAGTGACTCGTGCATTGCCACCGCCTACCCCGGCGACCTGTCGGTGGCGCTGGCCGCGTTGGATGCCGTGCTGACGCTGGAAAACCAGAAAGGCAAGCAGCGCCGCGTGCCCGTCACGGCGTTTTATCTGTTGCCGGGCACGACGCCGCACAAGGAAACGGTGCTCGAGCCCGGGGAACTGATTGTGGCCGTCACGATTCCGACGGCCGCGCATGCGCAGCGCTCCACCTACCTGAAAGTGCGTGAGCGCAGCAGCTACGCCTACGCTTTGGCCTCGGCCGCGGTGGGTCTGGATGTGCAGTCGGGCACCATCCGCTCGGCCCGCGTGGCGCTGGGCGGCGTGGGCGCGCAGCCCTGGCGCAGCCGCGAAGCCGAAACGGTATTGACCGGGGCGCCGGCCACGGAGGCTACGTTCCGGGCGGCGGCGGCGGCGGCGCTGCAGGGGGCACGGCCCCGGGAGCAGAACCGCTTCAAGGTCGAGCTGGCCCAGAACACACTCGTGCGTGCTCTGCAGCAGCTCGCTGGCTAG